One window from the genome of Tolypothrix sp. NIES-4075 encodes:
- a CDS encoding RNA-guided endonuclease InsQ/TnpB family protein, translating into MYRAVKLRIYPTDEQESYLAQCFGNTRWLWNYMLNATTTAYKETGKGLSKVVMDKLLPGLKKEYEWLGLAYSQVLQRVTFNLSSAFVNFFEGRAKYPNFKSKHGLQSIQYPQNVKLMPEDSLIKFPGNLGIVKTVFHKELPNAKFTTVTISKNADGRYYASILFNQENQPIVAINEPHLLQAGEPVQHSVSAIGIDLGLKNFAITSDGSKYDLPKKRLAKLEKNRKRKQKKLARKKDKASKKCQKAKRLVAKVSSKIARVREDFLHKLSRQLAYENQVICVEDLAVKNMVRNPNLAKAISDQGWGMFLTMLKYKAERFGHTYQQINRFFPSSQLCSETLIPIPMLQNGYDSLGVRFVDCPHCQKQHDRDINAAVNIRNEGLRLLVLGTSTSAQGGDVRLKTSGRKKSTKSDAIPSELGSLHRTARSV; encoded by the coding sequence ATGTATAGAGCAGTTAAACTTAGAATTTATCCCACCGATGAGCAAGAGTCCTATCTGGCTCAATGTTTTGGTAATACTAGATGGCTGTGGAACTATATGCTTAATGCCACAACCACAGCATACAAAGAAACAGGAAAGGGTCTTTCTAAAGTTGTAATGGACAAGTTGCTACCAGGATTAAAGAAAGAATACGAATGGTTAGGACTGGCATACAGTCAAGTATTGCAACGAGTAACATTCAATCTTTCTAGTGCGTTTGTCAATTTCTTTGAAGGACGTGCCAAATATCCCAACTTCAAGTCTAAGCACGGGTTACAATCGATTCAATATCCCCAAAATGTGAAGCTAATGCCAGAGGATTCTCTAATCAAGTTTCCCGGTAATTTAGGGATAGTAAAAACTGTGTTTCACAAAGAACTACCAAATGCCAAGTTCACGACTGTAACTATATCTAAAAATGCAGATGGTAGATACTACGCTTCTATTTTGTTCAATCAAGAGAATCAGCCAATAGTTGCGATTAATGAACCCCACTTGCTACAAGCCGGGGAACCGGTCCAACACAGTGTCTCAGCTATTGGTATTGACCTGGGTTTAAAGAATTTTGCAATCACTTCTGACGGTTCAAAATATGACCTACCTAAGAAGCGATTAGCAAAACTAGAGAAGAACAGAAAGCGGAAACAGAAAAAACTAGCAAGAAAAAAAGATAAGGCATCTAAGAAATGTCAAAAAGCTAAACGCTTAGTAGCCAAAGTTTCCAGCAAAATCGCGAGAGTAAGAGAGGATTTTCTACACAAGCTATCAAGGCAATTAGCATACGAAAATCAAGTAATTTGTGTAGAAGACTTAGCAGTTAAGAATATGGTGAGAAATCCTAACTTAGCAAAAGCTATTAGTGACCAAGGTTGGGGGATGTTTCTGACGATGTTGAAATATAAAGCTGAGAGATTTGGGCATACATATCAACAAATCAATCGTTTCTTCCCGTCATCTCAACTTTGTAGTGAAACTCTAATCCCAATCCCAATGTTGCAAAATGGTTATGATTCATTGGGTGTTAGGTTTGTGGATTGTCCGCACTGCCAGAAGCAGCATGATAGAGACATCAACGCTGCGGTCAATATTAGAAATGAAGGTTTGCGACTTTTGGTGTTAGGAACTAGCACTTCTGCCCAAGGAGGGGATGTAAGACTAAAGACTTCTGGACGTAAAAAATCCACCAAGTCTGATGCAATCCCTAGTGAGTTGGGAAGCCTACACCGTACCGCAAGGTCGGTGTAG
- a CDS encoding Uma2 family endonuclease — protein sequence MTVSIEYIPVTPIEYPDEDGKPMAEGDIQCSYLTYGINALKLFFQSRSDVYVAGNLFIYYEKGNPEAVVAPDVFVVFGVENRQRRSYKTWEENNKSPDFVLEITSKATRSKDQGAKKGIYAFLGVREYFQYDPTGDYLTPQLQGLRLVEGNYFPIASNTLEDGTVSLTSEVLGLELRVKSGDMRFYDAATGKTLLTYQEEAAARQAAEEKGQKLAAKLRELNIDPDAL from the coding sequence ATGACAGTCTCTATAGAGTATATCCCCGTTACCCCAATTGAATATCCGGATGAGGACGGTAAGCCAATGGCTGAAGGTGATATCCAGTGCAGCTACTTAACTTATGGTATAAATGCGCTAAAACTATTTTTTCAAAGCCGTTCTGATGTATATGTTGCTGGAAATCTATTTATTTATTACGAAAAAGGTAATCCAGAAGCAGTTGTTGCACCAGATGTCTTTGTAGTTTTTGGAGTTGAAAATCGCCAACGTCGTTCTTACAAAACTTGGGAAGAAAATAATAAAAGTCCTGATTTTGTTTTAGAAATTACATCAAAAGCAACCCGCAGTAAAGACCAAGGTGCAAAGAAAGGTATTTACGCTTTTTTAGGAGTACGTGAATATTTCCAATATGACCCTACAGGTGATTATCTTACTCCTCAACTTCAGGGTTTACGCTTAGTCGAGGGCAATTATTTCCCCATTGCTAGTAATACCTTAGAAGATGGTACTGTGTCTCTAACCAGTGAAGTTTTAGGGTTAGAGTTACGAGTTAAGTCTGGGGATATGCGCTTTTACGATGCAGCGACGGGTAAAACACTGCTAACTTATCAAGAAGAAGCTGCCGCACGACAAGCAGCAGAAGAGAAAGGGCAAAAATTAGCCGCTAAACTCAGAGAGTTGAATATCGATCCAGATGCACTTTAG
- the surE gene encoding 5'/3'-nucleotidase SurE yields the protein MTLILTNDDGIDAPGIKSLLKAVNGQDIIIAAPKHHQSGCGHQVTTTRPIHLQRRSDREYAIAGTPADCIRIAISQITKNVKYVLSGINAGGNLGVDAYISGTVAAVREGAMHGIPGIAVSHYRKGKLNVDWDVAARWTEGVLADLLQRPLEPGSFWNVNLPHLVPGEPDPEVVFCQPCTKPLPINYRIDGDDFYYAGEYSKRDRTPGSDVDVCFSGKIAVTQLRV from the coding sequence ATGACTCTCATCCTCACCAATGACGACGGAATCGACGCTCCCGGAATTAAATCGCTGCTCAAAGCTGTCAATGGTCAAGATATAATTATTGCCGCTCCCAAACACCATCAATCGGGTTGCGGACATCAAGTAACTACAACTCGTCCCATTCACTTACAGCGACGTTCTGACCGCGAATATGCGATCGCTGGCACTCCCGCCGATTGTATCAGAATCGCAATATCACAAATTACCAAAAATGTCAAGTATGTTTTATCGGGGATCAACGCTGGGGGAAACTTAGGAGTTGATGCGTATATTTCCGGAACTGTGGCTGCTGTTAGAGAAGGTGCGATGCACGGTATTCCCGGAATCGCGGTTTCTCACTATCGTAAAGGCAAGCTGAATGTAGATTGGGATGTAGCGGCAAGATGGACAGAAGGCGTTTTAGCTGACTTACTTCAGCGTCCTTTAGAGCCTGGGAGTTTTTGGAATGTAAATTTACCACATTTAGTGCCGGGAGAACCAGATCCAGAAGTGGTATTTTGCCAACCTTGTACCAAACCGTTACCGATTAATTACCGAATTGATGGCGATGATTTTTATTATGCAGGAGAATATAGCAAACGCGATCGCACTCCAGGCAGCGATGTCGATGTATGTTTTTCCGGTAAAATTGCTGTTACTCAGTTAAGAGTTTAA
- a CDS encoding M28 family peptidase, with translation MKKWIWLVLVVLVAVVVMSISVFFRPTEETPVIATTRVEIPQKPSKQVTNSPQVSADRLFAHIQKLNFKRFTNVERSRSRTYITSELKKLGWKATLEKFDSGVNIFAERQGTDKAAGAILVAAHYDTVAISPGADDNASGVAVVLEVARLLGSRPTPRTLQLALFDKEEAGLLGSKAFVANNTRLANLRGVIVMDMVGYACYKVGCQQYPAGLPVSPPSDKGDFLAAIGDAEHLPLLNAFQNSSRENLPAVLTLPIPLKGLLTPDTLRSDHAPFWYQGIGAVLVTDTANLRTPHYHQASDTPKTIERSFFTGSAQIVVNATTVLLGDRTF, from the coding sequence ATGAAAAAATGGATTTGGCTGGTGTTGGTGGTGCTTGTAGCAGTTGTAGTGATGAGTATTAGTGTGTTTTTTCGCCCAACCGAAGAGACACCAGTTATTGCAACTACGCGAGTGGAAATACCGCAAAAGCCATCAAAGCAGGTGACGAATAGTCCTCAAGTGTCTGCTGACAGGTTATTTGCTCACATTCAAAAGTTGAATTTTAAGCGCTTTACAAATGTAGAGCGATCGCGTTCTCGCACTTACATTACATCTGAACTGAAAAAGTTAGGTTGGAAAGCAACGTTAGAAAAATTCGACTCAGGTGTTAATATCTTTGCAGAACGCCAAGGAACTGATAAAGCAGCAGGAGCAATTCTTGTAGCCGCACATTACGATACCGTTGCCATCTCTCCTGGGGCTGATGACAACGCTAGTGGTGTGGCTGTAGTGCTAGAAGTTGCTAGACTTCTCGGTTCTCGTCCTACTCCCAGAACATTACAGTTAGCATTGTTTGATAAGGAAGAAGCGGGACTTTTGGGTAGTAAGGCTTTTGTCGCAAATAACACTCGTTTGGCAAATCTGCGTGGTGTAATTGTGATGGATATGGTAGGTTATGCTTGCTACAAGGTTGGATGTCAGCAATATCCAGCGGGTTTACCTGTCAGTCCACCCAGCGACAAGGGCGATTTTTTGGCAGCGATCGGCGATGCAGAACACTTGCCTTTACTTAATGCTTTTCAAAACTCATCAAGAGAAAATTTGCCAGCAGTACTAACACTGCCGATTCCCCTGAAAGGTTTGCTGACACCGGACACTTTACGTAGCGATCATGCGCCATTTTGGTATCAAGGAATTGGTGCAGTGTTAGTGACGGATACCGCAAATTTACGTACTCCACATTATCATCAAGCTAGCGATACACCGAAAACAATCGAGCGATCGTTTTTCACAGGTTCGGCGCAAATTGTGGTGAATGCTACTACTGTATTGTTAGGCGATCGCACGTTTTGA
- a CDS encoding urease accessory protein UreH domain-containing protein: protein MLDLLLIVVLGFLGSFGHCVGMCGPLSVAFSLSNKQESLNWRQQLKFHTLLNLGRMLSYALVGAGIGALGSVLLASGKFAGVGSDLRRWMAIITGLMLIWFGLRQIKPNFLPRIPMLHPLLQGKLRDRLNKGMVKLSLKSTWWTPALLGMTWGLMPCGFLYAAQIKAAETGNLWMGAATMLAFGLGTLPMMLGVGVSASLVSQDKRSQLFRLGGWVTLAIGAITLLRTGNTMVDYTGHAALICLIMALIARPISNFWASPMRYRRALGVGAFVLSLAHTVHMMEHTLQWNFAAFFFLPPDFQWGIAIGAVALILMTPAALTSFDSLQKSLGKRWRQIHLLSLPALLFSGIHTVLIGSHYLGSLELTWGNKLATVFIGIVTFGVLLLRWRNPPAKIQNSTSKLKIRS, encoded by the coding sequence ATGCTAGATTTGTTGCTCATTGTCGTTTTAGGATTCCTGGGGAGTTTTGGTCACTGCGTAGGGATGTGTGGTCCGTTATCGGTGGCATTTTCCCTATCTAATAAACAGGAAAGTCTCAATTGGCGACAGCAATTAAAATTTCATACATTGCTGAACTTGGGGCGGATGTTGAGTTATGCCTTAGTTGGTGCAGGCATTGGAGCGCTGGGTTCGGTGTTGCTAGCCAGTGGAAAGTTTGCGGGAGTGGGTAGCGATTTACGCCGTTGGATGGCAATTATCACCGGGCTAATGCTGATTTGGTTTGGCTTAAGACAAATAAAACCCAACTTCTTGCCGCGTATACCGATGTTACATCCTTTATTGCAAGGTAAATTACGCGATCGCCTAAATAAAGGAATGGTCAAACTTTCTTTAAAATCAACATGGTGGACACCAGCACTTTTAGGCATGACATGGGGTTTGATGCCTTGTGGTTTTTTGTACGCGGCTCAAATTAAAGCTGCGGAAACTGGTAATTTGTGGATGGGGGCAGCAACTATGCTGGCTTTTGGTTTGGGAACTTTACCCATGATGTTAGGTGTAGGTGTCTCTGCATCTTTGGTAAGTCAAGACAAACGCAGTCAGCTATTTCGCTTAGGTGGTTGGGTTACTCTCGCGATTGGTGCTATTACCCTGTTGCGGACTGGCAACACAATGGTAGACTACACCGGACACGCTGCCTTGATATGCTTAATAATGGCATTAATTGCCCGTCCGATTAGCAACTTCTGGGCTTCCCCGATGCGTTACCGTCGAGCTTTGGGAGTAGGAGCTTTTGTTTTGTCTTTGGCTCACACAGTCCACATGATGGAACATACCCTGCAATGGAATTTTGCCGCTTTCTTCTTTTTGCCACCTGATTTTCAATGGGGTATAGCTATAGGTGCTGTAGCACTGATATTGATGACTCCCGCAGCTTTGACAAGTTTTGACTCTTTGCAAAAGTCCTTAGGCAAGCGTTGGCGACAAATTCATTTATTAAGCTTACCAGCTTTGCTTTTTAGTGGCATTCATACTGTGCTAATTGGTTCCCATTACCTCGGCTCTTTAGAATTAACTTGGGGAAATAAATTAGCAACAGTGTTTATAGGAATTGTCACTTTCGGTGTATTGCTCTTGCGTTGGCGAAACCCACCAGCAAAAATTCAAAATTCCACTTCCAAATTGAAAATTCGCTCATGA
- a CDS encoding sensor histidine kinase — MLQFLQSFFSDGSFIPHGHCYLWKPWLVWMHIASDSLIALVYYSIPIILVYFVKKREDLPFKWIVLLFGAFIVSCGTTHIMDVWTLWHPTYWLSGFIKVITALVSLSTAIALLPVIPKAIALPSPAQLETANCQLKLALKELANTQAQLIQTEKMSSLGQLVAGIAHEINNPANFIYGNIAPAHEYVQDLFSLISLYEKYYPCTIPEIHAYAEEIDLDFIKADFPKILSSIQMGSDRIREIVLSLRNFSRLGEAEIKKVDIHEGIDSTLIILQNRLKAKTNCPAIEVIKEYGDLPKVECYAGEINQVFLNILTNAIDTLEESMVSCQEVSLVRTLRVSSKITDNGHAILLPNEKPQIRISTKVVDNNQVLIRFSDNGCGMTEEVKQKMFNPFFTTKSVGSGTGLGMSISYQIIDKHGGQLKCISAPLQGTEFIIQIPIHVKHN, encoded by the coding sequence ATGCTGCAATTTTTGCAAAGCTTTTTTAGTGATGGCTCATTTATCCCACATGGACATTGTTACCTCTGGAAACCTTGGTTAGTGTGGATGCATATAGCATCAGATTCTCTGATTGCCCTAGTTTATTACTCTATCCCGATCATCCTTGTCTACTTTGTCAAAAAGCGAGAGGATTTACCCTTCAAATGGATAGTTCTATTATTTGGAGCTTTTATCGTCTCTTGTGGAACAACGCACATAATGGACGTGTGGACGCTTTGGCATCCGACTTACTGGCTGTCGGGTTTCATCAAAGTTATTACCGCATTAGTCTCTTTGTCTACAGCTATTGCACTGCTACCAGTAATTCCCAAGGCAATAGCTTTGCCAAGTCCTGCACAACTAGAAACTGCTAACTGCCAATTGAAACTTGCTCTTAAGGAATTGGCAAATACGCAAGCTCAACTAATTCAAACTGAAAAAATGTCTTCTTTAGGACAGTTAGTTGCAGGAATTGCCCACGAAATTAACAATCCTGCTAACTTTATTTATGGCAATATTGCCCCGGCACATGAGTATGTGCAAGATTTGTTCAGTTTGATTTCACTTTATGAAAAATATTATCCCTGTACAATACCAGAGATTCATGCTTATGCAGAAGAAATAGACCTTGATTTTATTAAAGCAGATTTCCCGAAAATTTTATCTTCCATACAAATGGGAAGCGATCGCATCCGCGAGATAGTTTTATCGTTGCGTAATTTCTCCCGATTAGGTGAAGCGGAAATAAAGAAAGTTGATATACACGAAGGTATTGATAGTACTCTTATAATTTTGCAAAATCGTTTAAAAGCTAAAACAAATTGTCCAGCTATCGAAGTTATTAAAGAATATGGCGATTTGCCTAAAGTCGAATGCTATGCCGGAGAAATTAATCAAGTGTTTCTGAATATCCTAACTAATGCCATTGATACTTTAGAGGAATCAATGGTCAGTTGTCAGGAAGTGAGTTTAGTTAGAACACTTAGGGTTAGTAGCAAAATAACTGATAATGGACACGCCATACTTTTACCAAACGAGAAACCGCAAATTCGCATTTCTACTAAAGTTGTAGACAATAATCAAGTGCTGATTCGGTTTTCTGACAATGGCTGTGGGATGACTGAAGAAGTAAAGCAAAAAATGTTTAACCCGTTCTTTACGACAAAATCTGTCGGTTCAGGTACAGGTTTAGGGATGTCGATTAGCTACCAAATTATTGACAAACATGGCGGTCAGTTGAAGTGTATTTCCGCACCGCTTCAAGGTACAGAGTTTATCATCCAGATTCCGATTCATGTAAAACATAATTAA
- the galE gene encoding UDP-glucose 4-epimerase GalE, with product MSPEKPCILVTGGAGYIGSHTVLALLQAGYEVVILDNLVYGHRDLVENVLKVELIEGDTGDRPLLDNLFSTRNIAAVMHFSAYAYVGESVTDPAKYYRNNVVGTLTLLEAMLAASIKKFVFSSTCATYGVPEVVPIPEDHPQNPINPYGATKLMVERILSDFDTAYDFKSVRFRYFNAAGADPQGRLGEDHNPETHLIPLVLQTALGKREFISIFGTDYPTPDGTCIRDYIHVNDLADAHVLGLKYLLDGGDSEVFNLGNGNGFSVKEVIETAKLVTGREISVKECDRRPGDPPSLIGSGDKARKILNWQPQYSSMKDILVHSWQWHQQRHK from the coding sequence ATGTCGCCGGAAAAGCCTTGCATTTTGGTTACGGGGGGAGCTGGATATATTGGCTCTCATACGGTGCTTGCTTTATTGCAGGCGGGATATGAAGTGGTAATACTCGATAATCTCGTATATGGGCATCGTGACTTGGTAGAAAACGTTCTAAAGGTAGAACTGATAGAGGGAGATACAGGCGATCGCCCTTTGTTAGATAACTTATTCTCTACCCGCAATATTGCCGCAGTTATGCACTTTTCTGCCTACGCCTACGTGGGAGAATCGGTTACTGACCCGGCAAAATACTACCGCAATAATGTTGTCGGTACTTTAACGCTGTTAGAAGCAATGCTGGCAGCTTCTATTAAGAAATTTGTCTTTTCTTCCACTTGTGCCACTTATGGTGTACCAGAAGTTGTCCCAATTCCCGAAGACCATCCTCAAAATCCAATTAATCCCTACGGTGCTACTAAGTTGATGGTAGAACGGATTCTTTCTGACTTTGATACGGCTTACGATTTCAAATCAGTACGTTTCCGCTATTTCAACGCCGCTGGTGCCGATCCTCAGGGTCGCTTGGGTGAAGATCACAATCCAGAAACTCATTTAATTCCCTTGGTGCTACAGACAGCTTTAGGCAAACGCGAATTTATCTCAATTTTTGGTACTGATTATCCCACGCCTGATGGTACTTGTATTCGCGATTATATTCACGTTAACGATTTAGCAGACGCTCATGTTTTGGGATTGAAATATCTCTTAGACGGTGGTGACAGTGAAGTTTTCAATTTAGGCAATGGTAACGGCTTCTCTGTCAAAGAAGTTATTGAAACAGCCAAGCTAGTTACAGGACGTGAGATTTCTGTCAAAGAATGCGATCGCCGTCCTGGAGATCCACCCTCACTCATCGGTAGTGGTGACAAAGCCAGAAAAATCTTAAACTGGCAACCTCAATATTCATCTATGAAAGATATTCTCGTTCACTCCTGGCAATGGCATCAGCAAAGACATAAATAG
- a CDS encoding ABC transporter ATP-binding protein — protein MAQSRRLAKLGAYMRPHWREATLGIIALLIVNGLGVYIPLLIRSAVDKLSASFSLSQVLNSVVPIFFLSTSMWLMRMASRIWLFGVGRQVEFDLKQQIFEHLLKLEPAYFATNTAGDLISRATSDVDNIRRLLGFAVLSLANTVFAYALTLPVMLSLSVDLTLASLAVYPLMFLLVHVFSDRLRNQQAAVQEKLSDISDLIQEDISGIALIKIYAQEENERRAFSEKNKNLFQANLQLANTRNRLFPLIGGLASISSLVIIWLGATRIASGNLGVGDFVALLLYVERLVFPTALLGFTITAYQRGEVSIDRIQGILSVTPQIEDTSAAIHLPLDTIKGELSAKNLSFTYPGATTPALDKVNFTISPGETVSIVGAIGSGKSTLANALPRLLDIESGQLFLDGKDITQIELADLRNAIAYVPQDSFLFSTTIKNNIRYGDPFSEQQDVESAAHLAQIHPEIINFPQQYETLVGERGITLSGGQRQRTALARAMLVDAPVLVLDDALSSVDNQTATQILKNLSGGTQRKTVVFITHQLSAAAVADRIIVMDKGKIVQTGNHLELVQQPGLYRTLWSQHQVEELLH, from the coding sequence ATGGCACAATCACGACGACTTGCTAAACTCGGTGCTTACATGCGTCCCCATTGGCGGGAGGCGACTTTAGGCATTATTGCTTTGTTGATTGTCAACGGTTTGGGGGTTTATATCCCCTTATTAATTCGTTCGGCAGTTGACAAACTCTCAGCCAGCTTTAGCTTGAGCCAAGTACTAAATTCTGTAGTACCAATCTTCTTTCTGAGTACGTCGATGTGGTTAATGCGTATGGCTTCGCGCATCTGGCTGTTTGGGGTGGGGCGTCAGGTAGAATTTGACTTGAAACAACAGATTTTTGAACATTTACTGAAACTAGAGCCGGCTTATTTTGCTACGAATACTGCTGGTGATTTGATCAGTAGAGCGACTAGTGATGTAGATAATATCCGCAGGTTGTTGGGTTTTGCTGTATTAAGTTTGGCAAATACTGTGTTTGCATACGCTTTGACGCTGCCGGTGATGCTGTCTTTGAGTGTGGATTTGACATTAGCTTCTCTAGCAGTTTATCCATTGATGTTTTTGTTGGTGCATGTGTTTAGCGATCGCTTACGCAACCAACAAGCAGCAGTTCAAGAGAAACTTTCCGACATCAGCGATCTCATCCAAGAAGATATATCAGGTATTGCTTTAATTAAAATCTATGCCCAAGAAGAAAACGAGCGTCGCGCTTTCTCTGAAAAAAATAAGAATTTATTTCAGGCTAACCTGCAATTAGCGAACACCCGAAATCGATTATTTCCCCTCATTGGTGGACTCGCCAGTATCAGTTCACTAGTTATTATCTGGCTGGGGGCAACGCGAATAGCTTCGGGAAACCTTGGTGTGGGCGATTTTGTCGCACTGTTGCTTTATGTAGAGCGTTTAGTTTTCCCCACCGCTTTGTTAGGATTTACAATTACTGCTTATCAACGCGGTGAAGTTAGTATCGATCGCATTCAGGGGATTCTTTCTGTCACACCACAAATTGAAGACACAAGCGCCGCTATACATCTACCTTTAGACACAATTAAAGGGGAACTGTCTGCGAAAAATCTCAGTTTCACTTATCCGGGTGCGACCACCCCAGCTTTAGATAAAGTTAACTTTACCATCTCTCCTGGGGAAACTGTGTCAATTGTCGGTGCGATCGGTTCGGGTAAATCAACTTTGGCGAATGCTTTGCCACGTTTGTTAGATATTGAATCAGGGCAGTTATTTTTGGATGGTAAAGACATCACCCAAATAGAGTTGGCAGATTTAAGAAATGCGATCGCCTACGTTCCTCAAGATAGCTTTCTATTTAGTACAACCATCAAAAATAATATCCGTTACGGCGATCCTTTCAGCGAACAACAAGATGTAGAATCAGCCGCTCATTTAGCACAAATTCACCCAGAAATTATTAATTTTCCGCAACAATATGAAACTTTAGTTGGAGAACGTGGTATTACTCTTTCTGGCGGTCAGCGACAACGCACAGCTTTAGCTAGAGCAATGTTAGTTGATGCCCCAGTGTTAGTTTTGGATGATGCCCTCTCCAGCGTTGATAATCAAACAGCTACACAAATATTAAAAAATCTATCTGGTGGTACGCAACGTAAAACTGTTGTTTTTATCACTCATCAATTATCTGCCGCTGCTGTTGCTGATCGCATTATTGTGATGGATAAAGGTAAAATTGTTCAGACAGGCAATCACTTAGAACTTGTACAGCAACCGGGGCTTTACAGAACTTTATGGAGTCAGCATCAAGTAGAAGAATTATTGCATTAA
- a CDS encoding HupE/UreJ family protein — MFYTELSNRVSGEFPGSRLLHRHVYAIASLLLISLLSSFTLTQHLAISNWFDGFLGGLAHPVLGLHHLVSVVAIGLISGVVVRGALIPAGFVFATLLGTINHLLYLNLPGAETAIAFFTIVFAVMLAIPSQPNLIVLVLLTATAGLFHGYTYGQAILETPISSQIAYMLGLTLTQFVVAMSAREIGNIISVGKLQNIRNAGFAFWAIGIVFLSYSII; from the coding sequence ATGTTTTACACTGAGTTATCAAATCGTGTTTCTGGCGAGTTTCCTGGATCTAGATTACTGCATCGCCATGTTTACGCGATCGCTTCTCTACTTCTAATTAGCCTGCTGAGTTCATTTACGCTGACACAACACCTAGCCATTTCTAACTGGTTTGATGGCTTTCTGGGGGGGTTAGCACATCCTGTACTAGGGTTGCATCATTTGGTTAGTGTGGTTGCTATTGGCTTAATTTCTGGTGTAGTTGTGCGTGGGGCTTTGATACCAGCAGGGTTTGTGTTCGCAACGCTCTTAGGAACAATCAATCATCTATTATATCTGAATTTACCAGGCGCGGAAACAGCGATCGCCTTTTTCACAATCGTTTTTGCGGTTATGCTGGCGATCCCCAGTCAACCAAATCTAATAGTACTGGTGCTGCTGACGGCTACAGCGGGTTTATTTCACGGTTACACTTATGGTCAAGCGATTTTAGAGACACCAATCAGTTCACAAATTGCTTATATGCTAGGTTTAACCTTGACTCAATTTGTTGTTGCCATGAGTGCCAGAGAAATTGGCAATATAATCAGCGTGGGAAAACTTCAGAATATTCGCAATGCTGGCTTCGCTTTTTGGGCGATCGGCATCGTTTTTCTTAGTTACTCGATAATATAA
- a CDS encoding sugar transferase, translating into MYQTPLKTVFQGATSQVWELELTPHPSVQSKLKRCLDIFGSLIGLLILAIAFVPIALAIKIDSPGPIFFAQERYGLQGRSFRMRKFRSMVVDAEKLKSLVDNEANGLLFKNKNDFRVTKVGRFLRSTSLDELPQFWNVLVGEMSLVGTRPPTADEVAYYNQRHWQRLNVKPGMTGEWQVNGRSSVKNFEQVVDLDLRYQANWHPLYDLQLILKTIYVIFAKVGAF; encoded by the coding sequence ATGTACCAAACACCATTAAAAACCGTTTTCCAGGGTGCAACTTCACAAGTTTGGGAATTAGAACTTACCCCTCACCCATCAGTACAGTCTAAACTTAAACGTTGTTTAGATATTTTCGGAAGCTTGATAGGACTTTTGATTTTAGCGATCGCCTTTGTGCCGATAGCACTGGCAATTAAAATCGATAGTCCCGGTCCAATTTTCTTCGCTCAAGAACGTTATGGACTACAAGGACGTTCATTTCGTATGCGTAAATTCCGATCGATGGTTGTTGATGCCGAAAAATTAAAATCGTTAGTGGATAACGAAGCTAATGGACTTTTATTTAAAAATAAAAATGACTTCCGTGTAACAAAAGTGGGACGCTTTTTAAGAAGTACCAGCTTGGATGAACTTCCCCAGTTTTGGAATGTGCTAGTAGGGGAAATGAGTTTAGTCGGAACCCGTCCCCCTACCGCTGATGAAGTAGCTTACTACAATCAGCGTCACTGGCAACGTTTAAACGTTAAACCAGGGATGACTGGTGAATGGCAAGTTAACGGTCGTTCAAGCGTGAAAAATTTTGAGCAAGTGGTCGATTTAGACTTGCGTTATCAAGCAAATTGGCATCCACTGTATGACTTGCAGTTGATTTTGAAAACAATCTACGTCATATTTGCAAAAGTAGGAGCTTTCTAG